Genomic DNA from Entomoplasma freundtii:
AAAAGCTACTTCGACAGTTGAATCGAATTTAGTTGAAGCTAAATCTTTTGCTAATTGGAAAGCTTCAGTTGGTTGGTAGTATTTAGTACGATCAACTTTTGAACGTGCTTCTTTTAATTTTTTCGAAATTCTAGCCATTATTTATTAGCTCCTTCGATTTTGATTCCCATATTTTTTGCAGTTCCTTTAATAATGTTAATTGCAGCATCAATGTCATTGGCATTTAGATCTGGCAATTTGTATTCAGCAATTTTACGAATATCGTCCATTGAAACAGTTCCAGCTACTTCTTTTCCTGAATTTTTGGCACCTTTTTCAATTTTTGCTGCACGTTTTAGTAAAACGGGAGTTGGAGTTGTTTTTAAAACAAATTCAAATGATTTGTCATCATATGCAGTAATAACAACTGGAACAACATCTCCAGCACGGTCCTTAGTTGCCTCGTTGAATTCTTTGGTGAAAGCAGGCATGTTAATTCCCAAGGATGCTAATTCTGCTCCTGGTTTTGCTTGCATTGCCATAAATTCTAATTTTGCAATACGTGTGATTTTTTTAGCCACGGGTTACCTCCTATAGTTCTCGCTGTGGTCCTTATGAAGGCTTAATTTTTAAGCTTTCTCCCACAATAAAAATCTGCTATTTATTAATAATAGCAATTTATTAGATAAAAATAAAGGGATAAAACCGTTAAAACCCACGTTTTTGGGGGCCTTTTACTTAAATTTTCTTTATTTAATCTCACCAATTTTTTTGAGGAACTGAACGATGCCATTAACATATTGTTTATGCCCTACACTAATGGCTTCGACATGCTTAGCTTTAGGGAAAACAATTAATTCTGAAACAACTATTTGTTCTGAAGCAATTTTTTCTTTATAAAGTTGTTCTGACATATAAAGTGGTACAAGGTCATCAGCATCCCCATGAAGAAAAAGCATTGGAATTTGTGCCGTACGACTTAACTTTTTCCGAATATCAAAGTCGTTTGGATCATACCCAAAAACCTTTTTGAATTTTCTTCGCAACCCAAAGCTTACTTTTCATCATGGCATCTTTGTTTGACGTTGAAAGAAATACCGTGCCTCGAGAAGTAAATTACTAAAACCACAATCATCAATGACAAACTTTAAAGCAGGGTCTAAGTAACCAATGTCTTCGGCATACTTCACCACGATTGAGCCACCCATACTATTGCCAATTAAACCATAATTAGTCATTCCATAATGGGTTTTCAAATAATCAACACAACTCGCTAAATCATAAGGAGCCGAATAACCTAAATCTGTTTTAGTACCATAACTAGCTCCATGAGCACGAACATCAATTGTCATTACATTAAAACCTAATTTTGAAAATAAATAAGTTTGGCGTAAACCGAGGAATTTATTTTCAGTTCAACCGTGTAAAGCAATCACCCATTTTTTACTACGGTTATTACGGAGAATTAAAGCTTGCAGTTTTTGACCATCAGGGTTAAGGATAACTACCTCATCAAGTTTCTTCAAATCATCTGCAGTATAAAGAAAATTATACTGATTTAAACCGCGAGCAAAAGAATCATCCACATAATCAGCAATAGTATCAACTTCAACATAAGCTGCCTTACGTTGGCGCATTCCCTCATCACGGAGATAATCTTGCACCACATTATTAAAGCGAACTAAACTTTTAGTAGAAAGCACTTTTATTTGGGGCATATCCCAAAGAGTTTTCCATAAAATCGGAAAATTATAAACTAAATCTTGGTCAGATGTTGGCACCTTAGGCACATTTTCACTTTGTTTACGACGCATAAAATCCTCTTCTTTCTAACATTTTAGCATGCTTAATTTTGAGAAAAGTTTTTGATTCGATTTTTAGTTTGCTAAATTAAAAAAGACCAATTATTTGGTCTTTTTTAATATTCTCTTACTGGTTCTAAATTAGTGAAGGCCACTTCAGCTGGTGTATAACGGCCAAAGATTTCCAAGGAAACAATAGCAATTCCTTTTGAATAATCAATATCGATTACTTTTCCTTCTTCATTTTGATATGGTCCTTCTTTAATGCGGACAAAATCATTGAGGTTAAAGTTTGCTTTATGAAGCTCTTTTTTAGGGACCACCAGACCTTTTGGTTTACCTTTGCTGGTTGTGCTAGTTGGTGACTCTTCTTTATCATTGCCTTCATCAACCACATCTTGGTTATCTTCCGATTCGCTAGGAATAAGTCCTACTTTTGGTGTACCGTTTTCGTTCAATTCATCATCGGGAGTTGACAGCATTTTGATAACTTCGTTCATTGTTAAAGGGAAGGGTTTAAGGCCTTTCCCGGCTGAACCAATGAATCCAGTTACTCCGGGAGTATTTCGAATGACAAATCAAGCTTTGTCACTCATATTCATGTTGATAAAAATGTACCCCGGGAAGCGGTTTTTAATCACGATTTTACCACTTTTGGTTTCAGTAATTCCCTTCGAAATTCGTAAATCAAAAACATCATTTTCCAAGTTGCTTGTTTTAATTTTTTGTTGTAAATCTGCTAAGACCTTTTCTTCATGACCTGTACTGCAATTAATTACAAACCATTGACCAGGCATGTCTAATAGCATATCTAGATCAACATTCATTTCTTCATTTTTCTTCATATTTTCCTCTAAACAATTTTGATTAAACTAAATAAAGCTTGTAGCCCTCAATCAACCAACGCAAAGAAGAGGGCAAAAATAACCATGAATAACAAAACAGAAATATATTTTTTAGTTAAATTTCCCGATGAAGACCATTTAATCTTATTCACTTCTTTAATCATTTTGACGGGAAACTCTTGAATTGCTTCCTTAACGTTGACTTTTTCCTTGGGTGTTTTGGGAACCTTTAGACCTTTTTTTTGTCATTTTTGGAGGTCAATCTTCCCCTTTTTCGGGGTTTCCAAATTCGCTTCTAAGTCGTTTTGACGACTTTTCCTTGCCGCCTTTGCTGCTGCTTTTAATTCTTTTTTGGCTCTTTTTGCTTCTAACCGAGCTGTTTCCTTATTCGGATTAGTTTTCATTAGCGTGTTTCCTTATGAATTTGGTGTTTTTGACAGGTTGGACAAAACTTTTTAATTTCTAGGCGACTTTTTTGTGTCAGCCCACTTTTTGTGAAAGTATAATTTCTACTTAAACATTCTTCACAAACAAGAATGATTTTTCTTTTCTTTTGGTCCATGGGCCCTCCTCTAATAAAGTCAAACTAACTCTATTATAATCGAATTTGCCTTAAAAGCACCCGTTTAATAGGCACCTTTAGGTGATTATGCGTTCCAAATCAGCAATTGTTTTTTCAAGAGTTTGCTTTAATTTATGGCGAGAAATTTGGTATTTTTCGCGAATATCTACTAAAGGCACATTGTAAAGGTAGTCCATAAAAATATCTTTATTTTGGGTTGGAATTTTCGCTTGTCTAAAATAATCTTCTAAGAAAATTTGTGTCATTCATTCCTGACTATCCGCAACATTTAGATTTTGGTTTTCTTGTCAAGATAAATTAACATTATTGAGATTCAAAATTTTATGTTTGTTGTTAACAAACTTACAAGCGTAATCCATCGCCTTCCAGTAAACGTTATCAATAACATAGGTAATGAAACTTTTATGGGTTAAGGTTGGTTGATATTTTCGTAAGACTTCATCAAAAGCAAGCCAAGCAATTGAAGTAAAATCTTCTTTTTCCAACGGGATAGTATGGAACTTGCGCAAAACTTTTGCGATTGCATAGTTGATTGGGATTTCTAATTTTTGAAAAAAAAGATATTTTTCTTCCAATGATAAATCACTTACATTATCTTTTAGATAATTTTGAATTTGTTCATTTGTGACTTTCTGATTATCAGACATAATTTTTCCTCCTTTGACCTTATCATCAAGAGGTTTTAACTGACATACAAGGGCTTTTTGAAAACTTTTTCCTTGCCTTTTTTCAAAAATTTTCCGAAATAAAAAGAAGCCGAAGCTTCTTTTTTCTTTTGGTAGGTTTATTTTAACACAATTTGGTGGGTTTTTAAACTAGTTTTAATTGCGTTGCGATGGCAAAAAGCATAATTGCTGTAGCTGTTGATACATTTAGCGAATCAATCTCGGGACGGATGGGGATGTAAACATTAAAATCACTTGCTTTGGTTAATAGTGGTCTAATTCCATCACCTTCGTTACCAACAACCAAAACAGTTTTTGCAGCAAAATCAACATTTCGTAAATCTTGGGCTTCTTGGTTGAGGTTAGAAGCATAAATTCAATAACCATTTTCTTTTAAGGTTTCCAGGGCCTGGTAAAGGTTGGCCACTTTGGTTATCTTTACATCAAAGGCGGTACCAGCTGAAGTCTTCACTACCGTAGGAGTCACTTCTACTTGGTGACGATTAAGCATAATAATGTTTTGCACTCCAAATAAACAAGCACTCCGGATGATGGCCCCAAAATTATGGGGATCATGGATTTGGTCCAACACCAAAACCAAATCTTTATCACGTTGTGGTAATTGTTTCCACAATTCAATAGCAGGGAAATATTGGAATTCTTGAATTTCAGCAACCACCCCTTGATGATTTGCCTCTTTTCCAGCCAATTTTCCTAATTCTATAGGATTCAGCTTGTTAACAGTTATTTTGCGACCCGTTTTTTGAATTCGGGCGAGTCAAACTTCCGGATCTTTGGTTCAAATCTTGCGAATTAGTTGGGGTCTTTTTAGTAAAAAATCTTGGACTGGTTGGTTTCCATAAATAAGGTTCATGGCCATTCTAAATCAAATCCTTTTCTATTAGAAGTTTCCTTAGCGAGTCAGCTTGAGGATAGTCTTTTTTAGCCAAAGCTACTTGCCATGCTTGGTATAATTTTTTGTCAGCCCTAGTGATTTTAGTTTGAAAGTAATCATCGAAACCAAGTGTTATTAAGATTTTTTCAAAATCGGTACTTAACGGACTAAGTTCTTTTCAACTTTTTCCTTGGTCTAAACCTTGGTTTAAAAGTTTGATGGCTCTTTCTAAGATTGTTAAGACTTTCGGAGTGTTTAAATCATCTTGCATGGCTTCAATAAATTCTTCCCAGATTCCGGAAGTTGGTTCTAACCTTAGGTCTCTCTCATTAGGCCTTATAGAGACTAATTCAGAAGAAAGGATTTCTAATTTTAGTTTTTTCTTTTGCAAATTTTGAATTTTTTGACGGAATTTTTCACCTTGGCTAATTAAGTCATTAGAAAGGTTGAGCGGTTGGGTATACTTAGCAGACATAAAAATTCATTTCAAAACGTCTGGATGATGCTTAAGAAAAAAGTCTTTTACTAAAACAACATTTCCTAATGATTTGCTCATTTTTGTCGAGCCCCAATTAAGATGTCCATTATGCATCCAAATCTTAGCCAATTCTTGATTATTTTTAGCTTGGAATTGTACACGTTCATTTTCATGATGAGGAAACTTTAAATCTACTCCTCCAGCATGAATATCAACCGGTCCTTTAAAATAGTCATTTACTAAAACAACACATTCAGTATGTCAACCAGGTCTTCCTTCACCTCATGGTGAAGGTCATTTTTGGCCTTCGGTTGTCTTTTTTCAAAGGACAAAGTCAAGGGGATTTTTTTTGGAAGTAACAGTTTCCACTCGTTCGCCAGCAATTAAATCATCAAGGTTTTTCTTTCCTAATTGACCATAAGTCTCTTTTCATGGTGTAAGGTGAAAATAAACATTCCCATCAACAACATAGGCCTCTCCTTGAGTAACTAACTCATCAATGAAGTGAATCATTTGCGGAAGGTTTTCACTGATTGGTAAAGTTGTGGTAGGTGGCAAAACCTTCATATTTTTTAAATCATTTTGGTAAGCCTGAATATAAAAATCAGTAATTTCCTTTTCAGTTTGCTTTTCTTGGGCGGCTTTTTGAATAATTTTGTCATCAATATCGGTAATGTTTTGTAGAAAGTTAACCGGATAGTTTTGGGTTTTTAAAAACCGGTGTAAAAAATCCATGGTAATAATAGGACGAGCATTGCCTAAATGAATGTAGTTATAAACAGTTGGACCACAAAGATAGATTTTAATGGGTTGCGAAGGCGATAATGATAGGGTTTGGTTTTGGGTCGACAAACTATCATAAATCTTTAGTTGTGTGGTTTTTTTAAAGCTCATCCTTTATCATCTCCTCTTTGCATGGGCTCCCAAATTAATTTTACTTAAGCGGTCTTTGGTTATTGTTTAGTTTTAATAATTGGTTTCATAACCATATATACCGTCGATAATACAGCAGTATTGAATGTAATTTTGATTGGTGTTTGGAATAGTCTAATCAAAATCATTGATGAGTAACCTC
This window encodes:
- the rpmG gene encoding 50S ribosomal protein L33: MDQKKRKIILVCEECLSRNYTFTKSGLTQKSRLEIKKFCPTCQKHQIHKETR
- the cysS gene encoding cysteine--tRNA ligase — its product is MSFKKTTQLKIYDSLSTQNQTLSLSPSQPIKIYLCGPTVYNYIHLGNARPIITMDFLHRFLKTQNYPVNFLQNITDIDDKIIQKAAQEKQTEKEITDFYIQAYQNDLKNMKVLPPTTTLPISENLPQMIHFIDELVTQGEAYVVDGNVYFHLTPWKETYGQLGKKNLDDLIAGERVETVTSKKNPLDFVLWKKTTEGQKWPSPWGEGRPGWHTECVVLVNDYFKGPVDIHAGGVDLKFPHHENERVQFQAKNNQELAKIWMHNGHLNWGSTKMSKSLGNVVLVKDFFLKHHPDVLKWIFMSAKYTQPLNLSNDLISQGEKFRQKIQNLQKKKLKLEILSSELVSIRPNERDLRLEPTSGIWEEFIEAMQDDLNTPKVLTILERAIKLLNQGLDQGKSWKELSPLSTDFEKILITLGFDDYFQTKITRADKKLYQAWQVALAKKDYPQADSLRKLLIEKDLI
- the nusG gene encoding transcription termination/antitermination protein NusG, with protein sequence MKKNEEMNVDLDMLLDMPGQWFVINCSTGHEEKVLADLQQKIKTSNLENDVFDLRISKGITETKSGKIVIKNRFPGYIFINMNMSDKAWFVIRNTPGVTGFIGSAGKGLKPFPLTMNEVIKMLSTPDDELNENGTPKVGLIPSESEDNQDVVDEGNDKEESPTSTTSKGKPKGLVVPKKELHKANFNLNDFVRIKEGPYQNEEGKVIDIDYSKGIAIVSLEIFGRYTPAEVAFTNLEPVREY
- the secE gene encoding preprotein translocase subunit SecE — protein: MKTNPNKETARLEAKRAKKELKAAAKAARKSRQNDLEANLETPKKGKIDLQKWQKKGLKVPKTPKEKVNVKEAIQEFPVKMIKEVNKIKWSSSGNLTKKYISVLLFMVIFALFFALVDWGLQALFSLIKIV
- the rplK gene encoding 50S ribosomal protein L11 — its product is MAKKITRIAKLEFMAMQAKPGAELASLGINMPAFTKEFNEATKDRAGDVVPVVITAYDDKSFEFVLKTTPTPVLLKRAAKIEKGAKNSGKEVAGTVSMDDIRKIAEYKLPDLNANDIDAAINIIKGTAKNMGIKIEGANK
- a CDS encoding alpha/beta hydrolase, with the translated sequence MRRKQSENVPKVPTSDQDLVYNFPILWKTLWDMPQIKVLSTKSLVRFNNVVQDYLRDEGMRQRKAAYVEVDTIADYVDDSFARGLNQYNFLYTADDLKKLDEVVILNPDGQKLQALILRNNRSKKWVIALHGWTENKFLGLRQTYLFSKLGFNVMTIDVRAHGASYGTKTDLGYSAPYDLASCVDYLKTHYGMTNYGLIGNSMGGSIVVKYAEDIGYLDPALKFVIDDCGFSNLLLEARYFFQRQTKMPWWKVSFGLRRKFKKVFGYDPNDFDIRKKLSRTAQIPMLFLHGDADDLVPLYMSEQLYKEKIASEQIVVSELIVFPKAKHVEAISVGHKQYVNGIVQFLKKIGEIK
- a CDS encoding sigma-70 RNA polymerase sigma factor region 4 domain-containing protein, coding for MSDNQKVTNEQIQNYLKDNVSDLSLEEKYLFFQKLEIPINYAIAKVLRKFHTIPLEKEDFTSIAWLAFDEVLRKYQPTLTHKSFITYVIDNVYWKAMDYACKFVNNKHKILNLNNVNLSWQENQNLNVADSQEWMTQIFLEDYFRQAKIPTQNKDIFMDYLYNVPLVDIREKYQISRHKLKQTLEKTIADLERIIT
- the rlmB gene encoding 23S rRNA (guanosine(2251)-2'-O)-methyltransferase RlmB — encoded protein: MAMNLIYGNQPVQDFLLKRPQLIRKIWTKDPEVWLARIQKTGRKITVNKLNPIELGKLAGKEANHQGVVAEIQEFQYFPAIELWKQLPQRDKDLVLVLDQIHDPHNFGAIIRSACLFGVQNIIMLNRHQVEVTPTVVKTSAGTAFDVKITKVANLYQALETLKENGYWIYASNLNQEAQDLRNVDFAAKTVLVVGNEGDGIRPLLTKASDFNVYIPIRPEIDSLNVSTATAIMLFAIATQLKLV